gaagaaataattaatgaggGAAATTTGGCCTTGAATAATTCTGTAGGACATTTTTTCCtctcattcttaaaaaaaagaaaaaagaatttgagAAATGCTTTTTATTGTTCGagattatgaataataataaaatccctGTTGTACTTACTTagattttcacaaatttaagattttttggcATCTTACTTCAAAATGtagttatattatgtatgtagggGAGACCGGGGGTGGGGGGGGTGCTGGAGTTACAACAGTcccattttttacccttaacaAGTTTGCCCGCACatcatacttttttctttctatatcgAAATAGAAAAGAGAGCCACAgtctgcagaattatattttttaaggggagagctggatttttggaattttttcggcaaaaaaatttgaaaaaataaactttgcttaaaaaaatttcaaaaattcacaactactcacacaaaatttagtttttgaaaattttattttcaaaaatccatagctgctcttaaaaagtttaaaaaatccatagcttgtttcaaaaaatttcaaaaatccagaactgtttataaaaaaagaactttttaacaaaaaaagctataaaattaaattttagatataaaaattttccgaaaaaaatttcaaatatttaatttttggagaaattttttaaatattactagcaattctcaaaaaatagaatttttggaaaacaaattcaagagctgttaaaaaaaatgtaactttgaaattaaaatttcaaatataaaatttttctccgaaaatttcaaaaatccagatatatttacagaaaattaaaatctttggaaaattatttacaaaatttaatcaaatatcttgaagaaaaaaaagtcaaatattacattttctaattaaaaaaaaaaatccttaatttgggggaggggctacatcccctccagccctccccctgCGAACACCCCTAAGACGATAGTAGAAATTCAATCTTTGCATCCTTTTAATAGTAATGAGATAACTTCGGTAAGTCAAGTGTTAGGGACAACAAAGTGAGGCGGCGAAGAATATATTGACTGAGGAAGAGGAGAAGgttctcgactttttcgagttattccGTTAATTAACACTTCAAAGGATCACGAAAGTAAGTCtatggaaggtctcattgtgtggaagGGTATACTTATATACAGAAAAGAAGCATtctaatttaagttaaaaacattaggtatattgataaatatataaaaatttattgactaacaaatttaatataatatgaagacttattattagataataattatttaattttgaataagtaCCATGATTACAGACTGTAAACTAAGGGTAAAAATAATTCGACTTGGCTTTGAATTCACTCTTATCCAAGTTCATCAATGTCAAGAAAAAAACACCAGTACGAATTTGCACACTAAGACTTCCATTCAAAGTATTCCTAAAAGTAATTCTATTGTCATGACTTATGgtagatataataaaaagtcgTAATGCCTTACATAATTGGATATGATTTCCTCCGGCCTCATCTCTCAGTAAAGGATGGACTCCGAGACAACTCCCCCCGAATACTCTGAAAGAGAcaaattcacaacttcttccACACTATGAGACTTGAAACCGTCGGtacttgggaccggtccttaactgtcggttcttggaatttttgataaaaatatcgatggcttataagccaaataagatatattaaatgtttattaagatAATAGCACATATCTCATCATAATACGAAGATTTTACATTGTTACTtggttacataatttattattatatatagggaaataattaaaagaggaAGCACgttgacgtcacaagggatcaattttacgTTCTTTAGGGACCGACAAGTGGGGTTGGACTGGGCTGCACCGCGTttctcggtcctaaataaggagaGACAAAACAATAGTATGGAGTACCCTATAAAACTTAcatacaaattgtataatatcgAAATTCCCTCAGTGAAGAGAAATTGTAACACTCAGTACAAAAAGGACAATTACAAACAGTATTGGAATTGCACTCAAATGTAATTTGTGGAATACCATTTGTATGCATgctaaaatgttaaaaattggCAAGTCTATGTGAACCCAAGTCGGAGTAATTgagcaaaaaacaaacattgttGCAACTGTCTTGGTCTCCCCTATATTTGTTGCACGGCCAGCtaactacaaattatttttgaaaaggttgttgcaatatataaaaaagtagaaaagttccgttcaattcatattattaagtatttatcaataaaaaacgtgtttttttactcttagtttttattttagaaaggaGGATTAAACTAATTAGTGTAACTTCAATCTACTTGACATGAACTTATATATTCTAACAATCTATGgaataactttttgttaatGACATATACAAATGAAACTTATCTATATTAGGGATAATCAAAGAAACAAAGCATTCTGTCAgcatttattttagaattggtTTTCACAACTTAATATTCTatgttatttttacatgaaaaatgcttaacttttaaaaagaaaagagtttttctttgatatgaaaacatttatagtttttaacaataaatgctccctgttatatatattaaattttgcgtGATATACTTTGTATGTCGGTACCTACATATATGATGTGGCAacgcaaaaaaaattatgtacaacaTTTCAAAGTAAGACTAATTcccaatttattcattaaattcctaaatataagtggtatattatttaattaactttttcagtCAATATCagtatttgtattcaaatttctgggatggaTTGAGTTAACTAGCAATAAGAACTATAGCTCAGAGCATACAATTGATATGTGAGCCTTTGTTTAGCTCCGTTATGGCCTTTCAAgtataacactatgcaacaaaatgaaggtcttggaatTCCCGCAGCCTGAAACCCAcaattatcattgttattaaagccgtagaacacaaaaataaccattaaaactCTCAACCTCTACAAGGTTGGCCTCTAAagcctttaaaaaatcaaattgatgtGTAATTTACAGtctttcttaataatttatcaaaatagtttAGTTGTACAAATGTAAggtaattaaattcaaattcaaaatataatccagtcttacttttgagaaaaatcgtcacagcttgtttttatgttaacaggccacatacataatataatatattatggcATTAATAGCTTCTTATATACCAATAGTTACTTACatgttacatacatatatgtatttaaatcttattagtgaaacaaattttatctgtacgtatgtataaaatacaatcacaggggtatatagtgctccccgatgtatatcataaacatattttgaggtAAGAAATAACAAGGtactcatatttataaaatactgaaAGGTCATCTAGCATCGAATAGCACTGTTTCTATTTTTCTTCAGCGAGGtctttattccatttaatattataaaatacaggCCAttcaatagataaaataaatgatatttgttttataaaaaaacataaatattcattttagtttaaaattaatttccctttGTAGCACctggtttgtttttgttattactcCCTTATGTATATACTCGTGGTAGTACACAACCAAAACAGTTACTGAGTGCACTGAatatagtgctccttgatgtatattatatacagtataaataaaaaaagtgagcaCAGGATACaggatttaaaaacaaaaacaaaaacgggaagtactttatatatatatatataaatgaacatGACTTTAAATGAGATAGATTAACGACATAAAGTACTCGCTCGTTCATccaattatagttttaaaaaaattctccagATCTTATTAGTATTTTcataattcttgaggagagaacgtctaagtattgagtgagtagctacgcGTGAGTTTACCGCTAGTACTCAAtgtctcaaaaattaatgaggAAAATACATCATTGTTTTATGttgttacttttgttatttagttttataaataataagtgaaTCGAAAAATTAGTTTGTATGTAGCCGAAGACATGATTGTAcaaagataattttatcaacCTCCATATCTCAAGGGAATATTTCAAGACGAATGAAAGATAAATGATCCCTAGCAAGCTTCCATAGCCGCCTGTCATGTCTACATTGtatatggtatatatttatgacactACAATACAATacactgctttaaaaaaaattagaattgatctttgctttatttatatataataaaaagatcatATTCTTATGATCTTGTCTCGTGTTGTTCATACAACGCTACATTTTAATAGAGGGTAGTCCAGAAAAGAGCagaatcaaacaaattaaactaCTCACAAACTAAAGTTTGTATtggaatatgtattaataatattttaaaggttaaaaTTTGTCCTAAATTTGATCACTCTCTCATTCAATGTACTTGCCCatgttttgaacattttaatCGAGACCTCTTGTCATTGACGTGCATCTACTAGGTAAAACGTATTCCAGAAATTTGGCAAATGGCGCTGGGGTTCTCTATTTTTCTGTtgattcgttcatttttgaaaaaaaaaaaaaaatccgttcagTAGTTGATTCACATTGTTTTAATGAAATGACGACCACATTTTGCTGTTGTAATATTTCTCATTTTGGGTAAGGAAATCTCTACaaacaatattcttaatttgATCCCTGAAAAGAAGGCAAGACATTTAATATTCGGTCCAATGCCTTGACTAAATAAAAACCACCACTtactgttgaaataaatattttatgtcattcCCCCCTTCCCCCACTAGACAATTCTTTTACGCACTTGAGGTTATTGATAGTCTTTGAGACCAAAGAAAGTATTCCCCGATGTGTACCATCTACTGTGCATAAGGGATGGTAGTTTTTTGGAATACAAAACTGGCACTTAAGTCAGCAAGACTTGGAAGTAGGGTACCTCACATCTTGGAGGCAGATGATATCCCGTTTTGCATAGAGTAGACTTTTCATAAGAGAATGTCGAGAAACTCTTCTACTCCTAGTCTTCAGTGAATGTATTTTACCGACtcccatattaatattttgataccTAGAAATCGGTAGCTTGAAAAAATCGTCGATTTTGGTTCtgcttcttaaaataaattatgagtttATTTGAAGATAaggtaaaattaattctttgggagcttatttggagttttttcttTCTGTGGAGAGAGACTGGAAGTTGAAGAATATCTTTTTGAAACCGAAGCAGACCTCGTCAAAGACACTAAAATGAGATGGGGATTtagatgtgtttttttagcttGCATGCAATGGTTGATGAGtccttattattttcctttaaaattttacttctGTCTTCCTTTTTAACACACGAAGGTGCTATAATTTCTTCAACTGTATTCGCTGATGAGGAGTCAATGGAAACAATATTCTCTACCATTATCTTAGAGGGAACAATGTTATTTTCATCAAGTAAAGGATGATTTTCTTCATAAGTGGATCATTTTTTAGGGCCCTCCTTGGTGTCTATACTAATATCGTCCTCGCATGTCATTCCTGGGACCTTATCAAAGTTTTCAATAGCCATATGTACTAGTTTTTCGAGACTTGATGATTCTAATCAAACTGTGGCCTTAGAAATCATCTCCTCTTGAggaattttttcattcaaaataggTGGTGAACTTAACAGGGAGTCATTTGCCTTGCTTTCGCAATTGCTTGTTTTACCACATTGGCGTACTCTTGAACATTTAACCTTGCGTTGTTACacccatattttttatgtccAAAGCCAAAACATTTTTGACACTGCAATTCTGCTCCTTTAAATTTCAACTTAATGAGGCATCCTTGCAATTGAACTGTCTGTGATATGTTGGAAGCGTCagtaataatttcattaaagtaATCACTATCTCTCCATTCGTGTTTACATTCTTTGAATTTGCGCTCAGCCTCTTCATTGGCTGGATTCTTCTTTGGGCAATGCCCAACTActtctccaatttttttgaaCCATTCAACTGATTTATATTCATCAACCCTTTTAAAGCTGTTAACCATTGTGATGATTACCCTTCTTTTTGTAATAACATTCATTTTGTCAATTCTTTTTAATtcgatatttacatatataaaggtCCCCTCCATGTTTTTAACTCTAAAAGAGTGCACTTTCTTAAGGTCTTCAATCCATCTTCTTATATCAATAGGCAACTTTGTATAAAATCCGGCTTGATTTAAACCAAATTGCAGATTTGCTCCGGCAATTTCGTgctctttgaataaaaaaaatatcaccaaaTCATAAACATCAATGTGTTTTAATCCTTCAAAACGAAAGGTATTTATCTGCATCATCTTCAAGTAGAATAACCAATATCTCCTTTTCATATCATCTTTCCCGGTTAATAGTCTTTTCTTCATTCCCCCTCAAACTATTTCATTTCCCCACAGCTCTTGAATAAAGTATAGCAGGCTCCCAGACATTCTTAGCGggattttttgaacatatatcaataaaataacttctttaCTCACCTTTTTGAAGACGTATGATGTGATGCAATAGATCGTAGGGATCACAATTAccttcttatttaataataagataatcGGATGAAACTGTCCAGATCCAACACAGATGAAATGAGTCCTATTGAGCAGACTGTCACAAAACCAATCAAAATAAAAGCACCTAAatcactttaaaaatgtaattcaatgTGAACTGAAGATTGATGACCGCATGCGGTAAATACATAAACTATTCTTTGAgatgaaaatatttggaatataatcgAAGTACCTAAAATTGCACGTAGTTAGTTGTAAATTTATCAGGACCATATATACTACTCAGATTTTCAGCCGTCTGGCTTTCATTTTCCCTTTTATCGTGGAAAAAAGTGAATAATgccatattttctctttgctggtgttcATTAAGAGGCATGCACCAACAATGCCTCATTAATAAACTAATCACAAAAATGAACACGATGTATACATTACTCAAGCCatctatttgtaaaataattgatttttttttgtactaacaCCTATGATCAAAATCATgccatttttcataaattaatgcaGATTTAAAatcactatttattactttgtcTCAAAGATTTTTcgaaacaaaaattgttttagtaatttttattcaaatgtctACCAAAATTCCGTGGctcttaaagaaaaatcattaaaaaataaagatctcATCATGCTACAATTTATTAGACAAGAAGATGCCATCTGGTTATCTTATCTgctattatataaaacatagcaacattatttaaaagttttgatgAAAAACTTATTCCTAATATAATAATGAGGCCACAAAAGTTTgctattgcaaatatattttgcacTGAAACTGCTGTTtaggatttgtttttaattttattgaagaaataatcaaaaagaTTCCATGATAAATTTTCACGAGGAAACTGTTTTGACACAAACTTTGTATATGGTATGACAGTACACCagctaaaaaatcaaaatctgtaactcaatccaactctgagtaATGAGgccttaagaaaaaaaaaattaggattttgaataatatttgaatagtaACATATCGTAAACCAAAGTCATGATaagtataatacatttttgaaaagctatcagttaattatacaaaactttactgatatactttttagatttttataatgtaaaaaaagttaaatatgtcCATATTTGTGTGATAATTTTAACTATCTTCTATAAAGAACacttatttatctttaaaaacaagTGCGGAGTTCTAAAGTCatggaattatgatttatatagatatatctcaacATTACTTTACAACTTTGTACATACATCCCATTTGACTGCAAAAAGGTATATTCGATAAATAAAGGGTAattaacttacaaaaataatattgagtaAAAAGTAAGGagaaatgtactttttttttcccttcaaatatagggtttctcatttccagagaaatattgtaattgtattttgtatttagggaaacaaattttaattttacaggaTCTGGTAATACTATgaccaaatgattttgggcctatttttttagttactttttGGAGGAGGAAAGGTTTCGATATTTAATGAAGAGAGCAATAATAGGGCacgagcaaaaaaataatatatatatatatatatgtgaggTTGTGTGAGATCCTGTACCTTGTTATTTAAATtggttgttgaaaaaaaaaatcttacaatgCTGCAAATAATTTTCAGAGCGCCCTCTATGTAAGTAACATTAGTGCTATGCCGGTCCTGATTTAGAACTGAACACTGCAgttcagtccagttcagtcctatcATATTGGTTTGAAAAACTTATACAGTTCGTtgtttgatgacgtcacttagcTTGATTTCTTCTTCCTTTAATAAATTGTAGTACTAACAGTCTTAAGAGACGGTTCTAAGGCTGGAATGAACCGAGTACATAAGGATCGACATACcagctatattttatataaaaaaatcataattcaaGAAGTTGCATTATTTGACGAACTTAAACTTGTCAATCTAGCGTTACTAAATGACTTTGCGTACTATAAAGGCACGACACAGAAACCTAAAAATAGGGATCACTTTCTTAATATTGATATGGCTGCACTAATGTCTCCGTTTTTTGGTCATGCTGCTCCTATGCTCAAAAGTATTAACTCTTGTGTCAAATATTACATTGCTAGAGAAGATGCTCCCTCAAAGACACAAAGAGCTCTGGATACTCTTATTTTGATGGCTAATATATGGGTTAAAATGCTTGATAGTCACAACTTGAAGGCCGGAATAAGAGATGAAGAAAAATCTAGTGTTGGGATCCTTATGAACAACTTACGCTATACTATACAACACGTTAACGATGTGTCTGCTCCAAAAAGTACAAAAGGCATACTTTTGAGGAGtgtagttaaaatttaaatgttgtaGGCACAATTTTaaacagttattatttattttttgccctTGCCTATTAAGACATGACTATTTAAATGACCTTTGTGGTATTCTCACGCGCATTTGAATTTTAGTACTATATCATCcacatcatttatatttaaattatatatttatagagaaagaataaataaaatagaacattttaatttaaaaaaaagaagttgtgtTGCATTATTTTCCCGCAAGACGGAGCCACTATCTGACGCTTTATTTAGAAAGGAATATAAAGAAACAATGCTCCTGCCTCATTGTAAATACTAATTTGTACAACCATTATACTTGTATGTAA
The sequence above is drawn from the Lepeophtheirus salmonis chromosome 5, UVic_Lsal_1.4, whole genome shotgun sequence genome and encodes:
- the LOC121117611 gene encoding CYFIP-related Rac1 interactor B-like: MNRVHKDRHTSYILYKKIIIQEVALFDELKLVNLALLNDFAYYKGTTQKPKNRDHFLNIDMAALMSPFFGHAAPMLKSINSCVKYYIAREDAPSKTQRALDTLILMANIWVKMLDSHNLKAGIRDEEKSSVGILMNNLRYTIQHVNDVSAPKSTKGILLRSVVKI